The Oxalobacteraceae bacterium OTU3CINTB1 genome includes a window with the following:
- a CDS encoding DUF3616 domain-containing protein — MVNPKKVAFALAGLLALPGASAKAPLEHYGMCDASAGIAVDDEHFVVANDEDNILRIYRSDRSGAPVQTFDLSDQLRVPGAKPGDKQREADIEGAALIGRRIYWIASHGANKKARARPERRQLFATDIGGKGDDLTLTVAGKPFTGLLDAIAEYRPFEKYRLHEAAQISPEDDGGLNIEGLAATPEGHLLIGLRSPVVDGKALILTLKNPNEVLAIGAAAKAPVFGPPIELPLDGLGIRSIDYADKLKAFLIVAGPQDSEGVFKLYKWSAGTLPTALATSIGKGLRPEGLFSLADGKSFQLLSDDGDEKTGGVPCKEAPPEKRKFRSVTVSL; from the coding sequence ATGGTCAACCCCAAAAAAGTCGCCTTCGCGCTGGCCGGCCTGCTGGCCCTGCCCGGGGCGTCGGCCAAGGCGCCGCTGGAACACTATGGCATGTGCGACGCTTCGGCCGGCATCGCCGTCGACGACGAACATTTCGTCGTCGCCAACGACGAGGACAACATCCTGCGCATCTATCGCAGCGACCGCTCCGGCGCGCCGGTACAAACCTTCGACCTGTCGGACCAGCTGCGCGTCCCCGGCGCGAAACCAGGCGATAAGCAGCGCGAGGCCGACATCGAAGGCGCGGCCCTGATCGGCCGCCGGATCTACTGGATCGCCTCGCACGGCGCCAACAAGAAGGCGCGCGCGCGGCCGGAACGGCGCCAGCTCTTCGCCACCGACATCGGCGGCAAGGGCGACGACCTGACTTTGACGGTCGCCGGCAAACCCTTCACCGGCCTGCTCGACGCCATCGCCGAGTATCGGCCGTTTGAAAAATACCGGCTGCACGAAGCGGCGCAAATCTCGCCCGAGGATGACGGCGGCCTGAATATCGAAGGCCTGGCGGCGACGCCCGAGGGCCATCTCTTGATCGGCCTGCGCAGCCCCGTCGTCGACGGCAAGGCGCTGATACTGACATTGAAAAATCCGAACGAGGTGCTGGCGATCGGCGCGGCGGCCAAGGCGCCGGTGTTCGGGCCGCCCATCGAACTGCCGCTCGACGGCCTGGGCATCCGCAGCATCGACTACGCCGACAAGCTCAAGGCGTTTCTGATCGTCGCCGGGCCGCAGGATTCCGAGGGCGTCTTCAAACTTTACAAGTGGTCGGCCGGCACGCTGCCAACCGCGCTGGCGACCAGCATCGGCAAAGGCCTGAGGCCCGAAGGCCTGTTCTCGCTGGCCGACGGCAAATCGTTCCAGCTGTTGAGCGACGACGGCGACGAAAAGACCGGCGGCGTGCCGTGCAAGGAGGCGCCGCCGGAAAAGCGCAAATTCCGCAGCGTCACCGTCAGCCTCTAA
- a CDS encoding DUF2058 domain-containing protein — protein sequence MVSLQEQFLKAGLVDKTKVKLANQEKSKQKKVERRTGEQTVDEARIAALEVQRKNAERAREANAQRDAAANQKAIVAQIAQMVRQNRQDKGKGDIPYNFTHGTKIERIFVSPAVREHLVAGRLVIVVMNGAVELVPRVIADKIAERDASLVVRVNKSSTQVDEDDPYAAFQIPDDLMW from the coding sequence ATGGTCTCGTTACAAGAGCAGTTTTTGAAAGCCGGTTTGGTCGACAAGACCAAGGTCAAACTGGCCAACCAGGAAAAGAGCAAGCAAAAGAAGGTGGAACGCCGCACCGGCGAGCAGACCGTCGATGAAGCGCGCATCGCCGCGCTGGAAGTGCAGCGCAAGAACGCCGAGCGCGCGCGCGAAGCGAACGCGCAGCGCGACGCCGCCGCCAACCAGAAGGCGATCGTCGCGCAGATCGCGCAGATGGTGCGGCAAAACCGCCAGGACAAGGGCAAGGGCGACATCCCCTACAACTTCACGCATGGCACCAAGATCGAGCGCATCTTCGTCTCGCCGGCGGTGCGCGAGCACCTGGTCGCGGGCCGGCTGGTGATCGTGGTGATGAACGGCGCGGTGGAGCTGGTGCCGCGCGTGATCGCCGACAAGATCGCCGAGCGCGACGCCTCGCTGGTGGTGCGGGTAAACAAATCGAGCACGCAAGTCGACGAGGACGACCCATACGCCGCGTTCCAGATCCCCGACGATTTGATGTGGTAA
- a CDS encoding S9 family peptidase, with protein MRFVLPLSTAIAAAITTFAAHAANVATPTPITLDQAMANPDWIGNPVESAWWGWDSRQVYFKQKRAGSPLRDTFQIAAGGPKLVDDKQLANLDSADPVYNRDHTRAILLRNGDLFERDLKSGALTQIVRGTSPAADPQYTADGAGVQFRVGSDWFSWNRAERLVSPVAVLRTAKDPDAAPDASARRDLQLRLLSTLARQKEERDALRERRNQERGADATRAPQPVYLGEKVVIDTSALSPDGRYLLVVTSAKDGDKRRVGKMPKYVTESGYEETDDERKRVSDEGPQPQQLKLIELATRKVTELSFDALPGINVDPLAEMRAARKLDALKGNRGVRFEGRDESIRWSDNGKQVAVMAQAIDNKDRWIATVDLAGAKLQPVHRLSDTAWVNNRGNGFGWQPDNSTLWYQSEESGYAHIYLQPAAANGAARALTSGKWEASNVEWSADGKTAYFMCNPKLPGTYEVCSSGTTGGTSSGAPKELTSLGGVESFTLSPDGRKLLVRYSTAYMPAQIATVDSSGGAAKQLTDTRNADYKERQWITPQIVAVPSTHGADPVWAKLYRPATLEPGKKYPVVMFVHGAGYLQNVTQRFPVYFREQMFHNLLVEKGYIVLDMDYRASLGYGRNWRTAIYRQMGHPELEDYIDGLNWMVANHQGDAKNVGIYGGSYGGFMTFMALLRAPDQFKAGAALRPVTDWTTYNHEYTANILNTPELDPEAYKVSSPIEYADKLKGHLLIAHGMIDDNVFYQDSVRMAQRFIELKKDNWELASYPLERHAYVHAESWYDQYRRIYQLFERTLKKE; from the coding sequence ATGCGTTTTGTCCTGCCTCTTTCCACCGCTATCGCCGCCGCGATCACCACCTTCGCGGCCCATGCGGCCAACGTAGCCACCCCCACACCGATCACGCTGGACCAGGCCATGGCCAATCCCGACTGGATCGGCAACCCGGTCGAATCGGCATGGTGGGGCTGGGACAGCCGCCAGGTCTACTTCAAGCAAAAACGCGCCGGCTCGCCGCTGCGCGACACTTTCCAGATCGCCGCCGGCGGTCCGAAGCTGGTGGACGACAAACAGCTGGCAAACCTCGACAGCGCCGACCCGGTCTACAACCGCGACCACACGCGCGCGATCTTGCTGCGCAACGGCGACCTGTTCGAACGTGACTTGAAAAGCGGCGCGCTGACACAAATCGTACGCGGCACCTCCCCGGCCGCCGATCCGCAATACACGGCCGACGGCGCCGGCGTGCAGTTCCGCGTGGGCAGCGACTGGTTCAGCTGGAACCGCGCCGAGCGCCTGGTGTCGCCGGTGGCCGTGCTGCGCACCGCCAAGGACCCCGACGCCGCGCCGGACGCCAGCGCGCGGCGCGACCTGCAACTGCGCCTGCTCTCGACCCTGGCGCGGCAAAAGGAGGAGCGCGACGCGTTGCGCGAGCGCCGCAACCAGGAACGCGGCGCCGACGCCACGCGCGCGCCGCAGCCGGTCTACCTGGGCGAGAAGGTCGTCATCGACACCAGCGCGCTGTCGCCGGACGGCCGCTACCTGCTGGTGGTCACCAGCGCCAAGGACGGCGACAAGCGCCGCGTCGGCAAGATGCCGAAGTACGTGACCGAATCGGGCTACGAGGAGACCGACGACGAGCGCAAACGTGTCAGCGACGAAGGCCCGCAGCCGCAGCAACTCAAACTGATCGAACTGGCCACGCGCAAGGTCACCGAGCTGTCGTTCGACGCCCTGCCCGGCATCAATGTCGATCCGCTGGCCGAAATGCGCGCCGCGCGCAAGCTCGATGCGCTCAAGGGTAATCGCGGCGTGCGCTTTGAAGGCCGCGACGAATCGATCCGCTGGAGCGACAACGGCAAGCAGGTGGCCGTGATGGCGCAGGCGATCGACAACAAGGACCGCTGGATCGCCACCGTCGACCTGGCGGGCGCCAAACTGCAACCGGTGCATCGTTTGAGCGACACGGCCTGGGTCAACAACCGCGGCAACGGCTTCGGCTGGCAACCGGACAACAGCACCTTGTGGTATCAGTCTGAGGAAAGCGGCTACGCCCACATCTACCTGCAGCCCGCCGCCGCGAACGGCGCAGCGCGCGCGCTGACCTCGGGCAAATGGGAAGCGAGCAACGTCGAATGGTCGGCCGACGGCAAGACCGCCTACTTCATGTGCAACCCCAAGCTGCCGGGCACCTACGAGGTGTGCTCCAGCGGCACCACGGGCGGCACAAGCAGCGGCGCGCCGAAGGAACTGACGTCGCTGGGCGGCGTGGAGAGCTTCACGTTGTCGCCGGACGGCCGCAAGCTGCTGGTGCGCTACTCGACCGCCTACATGCCGGCGCAAATCGCCACGGTGGACAGCAGCGGCGGCGCCGCCAAGCAACTGACCGACACCCGCAACGCCGACTACAAGGAGCGCCAGTGGATCACGCCGCAAATCGTCGCGGTGCCGTCGACGCACGGCGCCGATCCGGTATGGGCCAAGCTGTATCGTCCGGCCACCCTGGAGCCGGGCAAAAAATATCCGGTCGTGATGTTCGTGCACGGCGCCGGCTACCTGCAAAACGTCACGCAGCGCTTCCCGGTCTACTTCCGCGAGCAGATGTTCCACAACCTGCTGGTTGAAAAGGGCTACATCGTGCTGGACATGGACTACCGCGCATCGCTCGGCTACGGCCGCAACTGGCGCACCGCGATCTACCGCCAGATGGGCCATCCGGAACTGGAAGACTACATCGACGGCTTGAACTGGATGGTGGCCAACCACCAGGGCGACGCCAAAAATGTCGGCATCTACGGCGGCAGCTACGGCGGCTTCATGACCTTCATGGCGCTACTGCGCGCGCCCGACCAGTTCAAGGCCGGCGCCGCGCTGCGTCCCGTCACCGACTGGACCACCTACAACCACGAGTACACCGCCAACATCCTCAATACGCCGGAGCTGGACCCGGAAGCGTACAAGGTGTCGTCGCCGATCGAATATGCCGACAAGCTCAAAGGCCACCTGCTGATCGCGCACGGCATGATCGACGATAACGTGTTTTATCAGGACTCGGTGCGCATGGCGCAGCGCTTCATCGAACTGAAAAAGGACAACTGGGAACTGGCTTCCTACCCGCTGGAGCGCCACGCCTACGTGCACGCCGAAAGCTGGTACGACCAATACCGCCGCATCTACCAGCTGTTTGAACGCACGCTCAAAAAGGAGTGA
- a CDS encoding MFS transporter, with protein sequence MDAIYRKISWRLLPLLMLCCVVAYIDRVNVDLAQRHIQDSLAFGNQVFAWGAGVFFFAYALFAVPCNLLLEKLGTRKILLRMMLGWGAATAAGAFVRTPLEYYTIRFLLGMCEAGFFPGVILYLTYWYPAARRARVFAVFASAALIGGIIAGPLSGAMQQALHLYSGLQGWQWLLLAQGLPAALLGIAAYFYLDDHPDDAKWLSGFEQQMVRQDLNRDEAALAKAAGIDPDEDDDEPPSAFAIIWSLLRDPAICLLALGNLLLAGASYALAHWAPALMQRWGAGGPLESGLLAAIPGIVGIVGMIAIGYDSDRRRERRGHFIACMVLAAGGLGLTIAADNGLAWSLAGMSLASLGISAALPLLAAILTDLLNRQRAAIGIALVGGLAMMGGAFGPALSARLLAWGDSAAMLAALIGMYLATGLLLMLALRMAPRRGGPDAKDGLRDKIARN encoded by the coding sequence ATGGATGCAATTTACCGCAAAATCAGCTGGCGCCTGCTGCCGCTGCTGATGCTGTGCTGCGTGGTCGCGTACATCGACCGCGTCAACGTCGACCTCGCCCAGCGCCACATCCAGGACAGCCTCGCCTTCGGCAACCAGGTCTTCGCCTGGGGCGCCGGCGTGTTCTTCTTCGCCTACGCGCTGTTCGCCGTGCCTTGCAACCTGCTGCTGGAAAAACTCGGCACGCGCAAGATCCTGCTGCGCATGATGCTCGGCTGGGGCGCGGCCACCGCCGCCGGCGCCTTCGTGCGCACGCCGCTCGAGTACTACACGATCCGCTTCCTGCTCGGCATGTGCGAGGCCGGTTTCTTCCCCGGCGTGATCCTGTATCTGACCTATTGGTATCCGGCCGCGCGGCGGGCGCGCGTGTTCGCCGTCTTCGCGTCGGCCGCGCTGATCGGCGGCATCATCGCCGGGCCGCTGTCGGGCGCCATGCAGCAGGCGCTGCATCTCTACAGCGGTTTGCAAGGCTGGCAGTGGCTGCTGCTGGCGCAAGGCCTGCCGGCCGCGCTGTTGGGCATCGCCGCCTACTTCTATCTGGACGACCATCCGGACGATGCCAAATGGCTGTCGGGGTTCGAACAGCAGATGGTGCGGCAGGACTTGAACCGCGATGAAGCGGCGCTCGCCAAGGCCGCCGGCATCGACCCGGACGAGGACGACGACGAACCGCCGTCGGCCTTCGCCATCATCTGGTCGCTGCTGCGCGATCCGGCCATCTGCCTGCTGGCGCTCGGCAACCTGCTGCTGGCCGGCGCCAGCTACGCGCTGGCGCACTGGGCGCCGGCGCTGATGCAGCGCTGGGGCGCGGGCGGCCCGCTGGAATCCGGCCTGCTGGCGGCGATACCCGGCATCGTCGGCATCGTCGGCATGATCGCCATCGGCTACGACTCGGACCGCCGGCGCGAACGGCGCGGCCACTTCATCGCTTGCATGGTGCTGGCCGCCGGCGGCCTCGGTCTGACCATCGCCGCCGACAACGGCCTGGCGTGGTCGCTGGCCGGCATGTCGCTGGCGTCGCTGGGCATCTCGGCGGCGCTGCCGCTGCTGGCGGCCATCCTCACCGACCTGCTCAACCGCCAACGCGCCGCCATCGGCATCGCGCTGGTGGGCGGCCTGGCCATGATGGGCGGGGCCTTCGGCCCGGCCCTGAGCGCGCGCCTGCTGGCGTGGGGCGACAGCGCCGCCATGCTCGCCGCGCTGATCGGCATGTACCTGGCGACGGGGCTGCTCCTGATGCTGGCGCTGCGCATGGCGCCACGGCGCGGCGGCCCGGACGCCAAGGATGGCCTCAGAGACAAGATCGCCCGCAACTGA
- a CDS encoding SDR family oxidoreductase: MNIKDSVVLVTGANRGLGKALAEAAVKAGARKVYGGARNPASVTVPGVTPIKLDVTNADDIAAAVRAIPDLTVLINNAGIFNGTDLTAPNALQVMQQELDTNFFGPMALSQAFAPALKNNGGGAIVNVLSALAWISMAGTGTYSVSKAAAWALTNGLRGELQAQRTQVLAAHMGYMDTDMVAAIEAEKTAPAEVARIIVAALENGDDEVLVDEISRQVKQGLGAPRGIYLGAPLAA; this comes from the coding sequence ATGAACATCAAAGACTCCGTCGTTCTCGTCACCGGCGCCAACCGCGGCCTGGGCAAAGCCCTGGCCGAAGCCGCCGTCAAAGCCGGCGCCCGCAAGGTTTACGGCGGCGCCCGCAATCCGGCATCGGTCACCGTGCCCGGCGTCACGCCGATCAAACTGGACGTAACCAACGCGGACGACATCGCCGCCGCCGTGCGGGCGATTCCGGACTTGACCGTCCTGATCAACAACGCCGGCATCTTCAACGGCACCGACCTGACCGCGCCCAACGCCTTGCAGGTGATGCAACAGGAACTGGACACCAACTTCTTCGGCCCGATGGCGCTGAGCCAGGCGTTCGCGCCGGCGCTGAAGAACAACGGCGGCGGCGCCATCGTCAACGTGCTGTCGGCGTTGGCCTGGATCAGCATGGCCGGCACCGGCACCTACAGCGTCTCCAAGGCGGCCGCCTGGGCGCTGACCAATGGCCTGCGCGGCGAACTGCAAGCGCAACGCACGCAGGTGCTGGCCGCGCATATGGGTTACATGGATACCGACATGGTGGCCGCCATCGAGGCCGAGAAAACCGCGCCGGCCGAGGTCGCGCGCATCATCGTCGCCGCGCTTGAAAACGGCGACGACGAAGTACTGGTCGATGAAATTTCCAGGCAAGTCAAGCAGGGGCTGGGCGCGCCGCGCGGCATCTATCTGGGCGCGCCGTTGGCGGCCTGA
- a CDS encoding TetR/AcrR family transcriptional regulator: MAKPNVKEQIVTAGMTLLHSKGFNATSVQDITEAAGVPKGSFYNHFASKEELGVEVLQRYSEQAGQLGIRLGESPLPPREWLRGYFGQLIEANVASEFNAGCMLGNFSTELSNQSPAIRQQARQSFAAMCAMLEQVIAQGQRDGGIAITQPARELANFTADAWQGAVLRAKAEQDRAPLDRFIDMVLNRVLV; this comes from the coding sequence ATGGCCAAACCTAACGTCAAAGAACAAATCGTCACCGCCGGCATGACCCTGCTTCACAGCAAGGGTTTCAACGCCACGAGTGTGCAAGACATCACCGAGGCGGCCGGCGTGCCGAAAGGTTCGTTCTACAACCATTTCGCCAGCAAGGAAGAGCTGGGGGTGGAGGTATTGCAGCGTTATTCGGAACAGGCCGGGCAGCTTGGCATCCGCTTGGGCGAGTCGCCGCTGCCGCCACGGGAGTGGCTGCGCGGCTACTTCGGCCAGCTGATCGAAGCCAACGTTGCGTCCGAATTCAACGCCGGCTGCATGTTGGGCAATTTCAGCACCGAGCTGTCGAACCAGAGTCCGGCCATCCGCCAACAGGCGCGGCAGTCGTTTGCCGCCATGTGCGCCATGCTGGAGCAAGTCATTGCGCAAGGGCAGCGCGACGGCGGCATCGCCATCACGCAACCGGCAAGGGAGTTGGCCAATTTCACCGCCGACGCCTGGCAAGGGGCGGTACTGCGCGCCAAGGCCGAACAAGACCGGGCGCCGCTGGACCGCTTCATCGACATGGTGCTGAACCGCGTTCTTGTGTGA
- a CDS encoding S9 family peptidase, which produces MRLPLLLLGTAVAASSAMAAPRGFTVEDLVKMERVGSPALSPDASRVVYTVRSTNLDKNRGNTQLWMLDLRAPKAAPVRLTQADASSSDPEWSPNGDAVYFLSARSGSSQVWRLPLAGGEAARVTDLAIDVDNFRLSPQGDRLALSLAVFRDCADLACTKSRLDAKARDKASGKLYDKLFVRHWDTWADGRNNVLYSAPIDATGKVSAQPVSLSGSLDGDVPSKPFGDRDEYRFSPDGKTVVFAARIAGKTEAWSTNFDVYTVPATGGAPTNLTADNQAWDTKASYSPDGKTLAYLAMDKPTFEADRYHLVLVDVASGKKRTVADSWDRSIADYRWTPDGKALLATADDIGQHPLFRIDAASGKVARLTGNGYVSGFDAARDTIVMAQASLSSGAQLYKFKLGGSGDQATQLTELNAAALADVKFGEFEQFSFAGANGETVYGHVMKPWDAKPGVKYPVAFLVHGGPQGSFGNSWSYRWNPQVYAGAGYATVFIDFHGSTGYGQKFTDSISGDWGGKPLEDLQKGLAAAVQKFPWLDRERSCALGASYGGFMMNWIEGNWSDGFKCIVNHDGVFDTRGMAYATEELWFTEWENGGTYYDVPEKHEKFNPALQVKKWKTPMLVVQGDLDFRIPTSQGLGTFTALQRRGIPSKLLVFPDENHWVLKPANSVLWHHTVIDWLDTYLKK; this is translated from the coding sequence ATGAGATTACCCCTGCTGCTGCTTGGGACCGCTGTTGCGGCCTCCAGCGCCATGGCCGCGCCGCGCGGCTTCACCGTGGAAGACCTCGTCAAGATGGAGCGGGTCGGAAGCCCTGCGCTGTCGCCGGACGCCAGCCGCGTCGTCTACACCGTGCGCTCCACCAATCTGGACAAGAACCGCGGCAACACGCAATTGTGGATGCTGGACCTGCGCGCGCCCAAGGCCGCGCCGGTGCGCCTGACCCAGGCCGATGCCAGCAGCAGCGATCCCGAATGGTCGCCCAACGGCGACGCCGTCTATTTCCTGTCGGCCCGTTCCGGCTCATCGCAGGTGTGGCGGCTGCCGCTGGCCGGCGGCGAGGCGGCCAGGGTCACCGACCTGGCGATCGACGTCGACAACTTCCGCCTGTCGCCGCAGGGCGACCGCCTGGCGCTGAGCCTGGCCGTGTTCCGCGATTGCGCCGACCTGGCCTGCACCAAGTCGCGCCTGGACGCCAAGGCCAGGGACAAGGCCAGCGGCAAGCTCTACGACAAGCTGTTCGTGCGCCACTGGGATACGTGGGCGGACGGGCGCAACAACGTGCTGTACTCGGCGCCGATCGACGCCACGGGCAAGGTCAGCGCCCAGCCGGTCAGCCTGAGCGGCTCGCTCGACGGCGACGTGCCGTCCAAGCCGTTCGGCGACCGCGACGAGTACCGCTTCAGCCCCGACGGCAAGACCGTGGTGTTCGCCGCCCGCATCGCCGGCAAGACCGAGGCGTGGTCGACCAACTTCGACGTCTACACGGTGCCGGCCACCGGCGGCGCGCCGACCAACCTGACCGCCGACAACCAGGCCTGGGACACCAAGGCCAGCTACTCGCCGGACGGCAAGACGCTGGCCTACCTGGCGATGGACAAGCCGACCTTCGAGGCCGACCGCTACCACCTGGTGCTGGTCGATGTGGCCAGCGGCAAGAAGCGCACCGTCGCCGACAGCTGGGATCGCTCGATCGCCGACTACCGCTGGACCCCGGACGGCAAGGCGCTGCTGGCCACCGCCGACGACATCGGCCAGCATCCGCTGTTCCGCATCGACGCCGCCAGCGGCAAGGTCGCCAGGTTGACCGGCAACGGCTACGTCAGCGGCTTCGACGCCGCGCGCGACACCATCGTCATGGCGCAGGCCAGCCTGTCGTCGGGCGCGCAGCTGTACAAGTTCAAGCTCGGCGGCAGCGGCGACCAAGCCACCCAGCTGACCGAGTTGAACGCGGCCGCGCTGGCGGACGTCAAGTTCGGCGAGTTCGAGCAGTTCTCGTTCGCCGGCGCCAACGGCGAGACCGTCTACGGCCACGTCATGAAGCCGTGGGACGCCAAGCCCGGCGTCAAGTATCCGGTCGCCTTCCTGGTGCACGGCGGCCCGCAGGGCAGCTTCGGCAACTCGTGGAGCTACCGCTGGAACCCGCAGGTGTACGCCGGCGCCGGCTATGCCACCGTGTTCATCGATTTCCACGGCTCGACCGGCTACGGCCAGAAGTTCACCGATTCGATCAGCGGCGACTGGGGCGGCAAGCCGCTGGAGGACTTGCAGAAGGGCCTGGCGGCGGCGGTGCAAAAATTCCCGTGGCTGGACCGCGAGCGCAGCTGCGCACTGGGCGCGTCGTATGGCGGCTTCATGATGAACTGGATCGAAGGCAACTGGTCCGACGGCTTTAAATGCATCGTCAACCATGACGGCGTGTTCGACACGCGCGGCATGGCCTACGCGACCGAGGAGCTGTGGTTCACCGAGTGGGAAAACGGCGGTACCTACTACGATGTGCCGGAGAAGCACGAGAAGTTCAATCCGGCGTTGCAGGTGAAAAAGTGGAAGACGCCGATGCTGGTGGTGCAGGGCGACCTGGATTTCCGGATTCCGACCTCGCAGGGCCTGGGCACGTTCACGGCGCTGCAGCGCCGGGGCATACCGAGCAAGCTGCTGGTGTTCCCGGATGAGAACCATTGGGTGCTGAAGCCGGCCAACTCGGTGCTGTGGCATCACACGGTGATCGATTGGCTCGACACGTACCTTAAGAAATAA